CACGGGACGTTATGACGACCCTTTCAGACGGCGAACGTGAAATTCCTGCTATCGAACATCCACTCAACTTCCAACACGCAACGAGTGGTTTCCGATCCCCACCACCCCGTCTGGGAGAACACACGCGAGACGTGTTCCGTGAACTCGGCTACGAGGAGGCGGCTATTGAACGACTATTCGAAGTAGGAGCAATTGGTCGCACCAATCAGTCAGACTGAATCTGTTTGTTGACTCGGTTGGGACCACCATCTCCCGAAGCCTGCGGAAACTTTTATCATGGTAAACACCCTCACTCGGAATACGCATGAGCATAGAAACGTCCGAGAGTGATTCGGAACGACCAGTACGAGAGATTTCGCTGACGGTAAACGGCGAAACAGTCTCCGCAGAAGTCGAACCGCGTCTGAAGCTTTCGGATTTCCTCCGAAACTATCGTGACCTCCGCAGTGTCCGCGTCGGCTGTGAACACGGTGTCTGTGGTGCGTGTACTGTCAGTATGGATGATGCGGTCGTAAAGAGCTGTCTCGTCTATGCGGTTCAGGCCGACGGAAGTGACCTCCTCACTGTCGAAGGACTCGCCGATGACGGTGAACTCGGTCCAGTTCAGCAGGCGTTTCACGAAGAACACGCCCTCCAGTGTGGCTTCTGCACGAGTGGATTCGTGATGGCGACGCGAAGCCTGCTCAAAGAAACTGATCATCCGACGGACGAAGCGATCCAAGCGGGACTGGCTGACAACATCTGTCGCTGCACCGGTTATCAGAACATCTACGACGCCGTCCATCGAGCAGCCGAATACACACAAGAGGATGAGGACTGATGTCGGGAACAGGAA
The nucleotide sequence above comes from Halocatena marina. Encoded proteins:
- a CDS encoding (2Fe-2S)-binding protein gives rise to the protein MSIETSESDSERPVREISLTVNGETVSAEVEPRLKLSDFLRNYRDLRSVRVGCEHGVCGACTVSMDDAVVKSCLVYAVQADGSDLLTVEGLADDGELGPVQQAFHEEHALQCGFCTSGFVMATRSLLKETDHPTDEAIQAGLADNICRCTGYQNIYDAVHRAAEYTQEDED